In a single window of the Arachis hypogaea cultivar Tifrunner chromosome 6, arahy.Tifrunner.gnm2.J5K5, whole genome shotgun sequence genome:
- the LOC112698058 gene encoding uncharacterized protein: MLTDELERLESFTQIFFNPNAFQYGVAAGQDYSNTKKSMTHPSCHLSSGRHVISGMKLFSQDSEFDILEDGLVSVRVDYDFNYDDISASQKFYSLSIGLYQSNTDFQEGNGHQENNFQFTYGDYFDFGDPISICQECGALMWYDERNRKNRNYIIPEFSLCCSLGKVQLPFLTEPPEVLKELLYDYGSKHYKNFQNNIRAYNQMFAFTSSAGKVDSSINKGHRRAPTVYKISGENVHYIGSLMPMPGEKPKFAQLYIYDIENEVNNRIAPFRSNDSEYAIDSEIVGKLQKMLDENNALAKSFRMAKERFAGSNTEHVRLKLLSSREKDGRIYNLPDVSEVVALVVGDIDSLSSTRDIILERQDGRLKRINEIHVAYLGLQYPLLFPYGEDGYRIDIQHKIIRSLKPNKRSKLTMRQFFAFRLQTRKTEAPTILVSKKLFQQFVVDAYTMIESERLLYFRIHQKELRADDYKSLKNAKSTGQTSGSSVGKRIVLPSSFIGGRRYMDGLYHDCVAICGHVGYPDLFITFTCNSEWPEIKRLLDPLHLKPVDRPDIVCRMFKMKLDMLIKDLKKERFFGKVVADVHTIEFQKRGLPHAHILIFLDSLSKFPDPKDIDKVICAEIPNQFEHPELYKAVKKFMLHGPCGSVNIFSPCMKEGRCSKFYPKSFADLTTIDAEGYPIYRRRKTGCYAEKGNVAIDNRYVVPYNPSLLMKYQAHMNVEWCNQSRAIKYLFKYINKGYDHVTAILDNADDSECSNKVIDEIKNYLDCRYISPCEAVWRIFAYPIHSREPAVQRLSFHLPGRNPILYEDGEDIDDILSKPGIDQSMFTAWMEANNNYSEAKELTYSEFPRFFVYNKKEKIWSRRKCGYTIGRLYYVPPTCGELFYLRMMLNFVRGPTNYDQIKSANGVIHNSFRDACFALGLLNDDREYIEAIKEASCWGLGDYLRKLFTVMLMSNSVSRPEHAWKETWRLLSDDILYNERKLSKNSDLSLTDDQLKTRCLYEIEMILQDNRKSLKEYPHMPFPECFVRLKFQNGLIYKELNYDKNNLKNEFQTLFSSLTQEQQGVFEKIVEAVSKEDGGVFFVYGHGRTGKTYLWTVLTSFLRSQGMIVLTVALSGIAALLLPGGKTAHSRFAIPLTVHEDSVCNIKQNSELAELLKQTKLIIWDEASMVHRYSVEAVDKSLRDIMSSTNNNNANLPFGGKVVVFGGDFRQILPVIPGGGRTEIVNASICSSYIWDYCSVLRLTKNMRLEEFSHADNDELALFSQWILNVGDGNIGGPNDGISEIMIPTELLISNFEDPLSSIVDCIYPNLLENHLDSNWLQSRAILCSTLDVVEKVNQYIIMKISGDEKIYLSSDSVDKSYGSGQYATETLTPEFLNSLQCSGLPHHALKLKVGIPIMLLRNLDQCAGLCNGTRLIITRLSNHVIEAEVLVGSYLGKKVLIPRMCMSPSQSPWPFKLDRRQFSIVVLYAMTINKSQGQSLSNVGVYLPKPVFSHGQLYVAISRVRSKKGLKILIHNKEGHVLSSTTNIIFKEIFSNLK; the protein is encoded by the exons ATGTTGACTGATGAACTTGAAAGACTAGAGTCTTttacacaaatattttttaatccaaatgcaTTTCAATATGGAGTAGCTGCTGGTCAAGATTATTCAAATACAAAGAAATCTATGACACATCCAAGTTGTCATTTATCTTCTGGACGACATGTGATCAGTGGGATGAAGTTATTTTCTCAAGATTCTGAATTTGATATTTTAGAAGATGGATTAGTTTCTGTTAGAGTTGATTATGATTTCAACTATGATGATATTTCTG CTTCTCAAAAATTTTACTCTCTGAGCATTGGTTTATATCAAAGTAACACTGATTTTCAAGAAG GTAATGGTCACCAAGAAAATAACTTTCAGTTCACATATGGAG ATTATTTTGATTTCGGTGATCCAATTTCAATTTGTCAAGAGTGTGGTGCTTTAATGTGGTATGATGAAAGAAATCGAAAAAATAGAAATTATATCATTCCAGAGTTTAGTCTATGCTGCAGTTTAGGAAAAGTGCAATTGCCTTTTCTAACAGAGCCTCCTGAAGTTCTAAAAGAGTTACTTTATGACTATGGTTCAAAGCATTAcaagaattttcaaaataatatcaGAGCATATAATCAAATGTTTGCATTTACTTCTTCTGCTGGAAAGGTGGACTCATCTATAAACAAAGGCCATAGACGTGCTCCAACGGTCTACAAGATTAGTGGAGAAAATGTTCATTATATTGGTAGTTTAATGCCCATGCCCGGTGAAAAACCTAAGTTTGCTCAGTTGTATATCTATGACATAGAAAACGAAGTAAACAATAGGATAGCACCATTTAG GTCAAATGATTCTGAATATGCTATTGACTCTGAGATTGTTGGCAAGTTACAAAAGATGTTAGATGAGAATAATGCTTTGGCAAAATCATTTAGAATGGCGAAAGAAAGATTTGCAGGTTCTAATACAGAACATGTAAGGTTGAAGCTTTTAAGTTCAAGGGAAAAAGATGGAAGAATTTATAATTTGCCTGATGTTTCTGAAGTGGTAGCTTTAGTTGTTGGTGATATTGATTCTCTTTCATCAACCAGAGATATAATCTTAGAAAGGCAAGATGGTCGCTTAAAGCGTATAAATGAGATTCATGTTGCTTATCTTGGTTTACAatatccacttctttttccatatGGAGAAGATGGCTACAGAATTGATATTCAACATAAAATCATCAGGAGTTTGAAACCTAACAAGAGGAGCAAATTGACCATGCGACAATTTTTTGCATTTAGGCTTCAAACCAGGAAAACAGAAGCTCCAACAATACTGGTTTCTAAAAAACTTTTTCAGCAATTTGTAGTGGATGCTTACACTATGATTGAGTCAGAACgtttattatattttaggattCATCAAAAGGAACTTAGAGCTGATGATTACAAGAGTTTGAAAAATGCTAAATCTACAGGTCAAACAAGTGGCTCAAGTGTAGGAAAAAGAATAGTTTTGCCATCAAGTTTTATAGGAGGTAGGCGTTATATGGATGGCTTATACCATGATTGTGTTGCAATTTGTGGTCATGTTGGTTATCCAGATTTGTTCATCACTTTCACATGTAATTCAGAATGGCCAGAGATCAAGCGACTCTTAGACCCTTTACATCTCAAACCAGTAGACCGTCCTGACATTGTTTGTCGAATGTTCAAAATGAAGCTTGATATGCTaattaaagatttgaaaaaggaaagattcTTTGGTAAAGTTGTTGCTG ATGTTCATACAATTGAATTTCAGAAACGAGGTCTACCACATGCTCATATTTTGatattcttggattctttaaGCAAATTTCCAGATCCAAAAGATATAGATAAAGTAATTTGTGCTGAGATTCCTAATCAATTTGAGCATCCAGAGTTGTACAAGGCTGTAAAAAAATTTATGCTTCATGGTCCATGCGGTTCTGTAAATATATTTTCACCATGCATGAAAGAAGGTCGTTGTTCAAAGTTCTATCCCAAGTCTTTTGCTGATTTAACAACTATTGATGCTGAAGGGTATCCAATATATAGAAGAAGAAAGACTGGTTGTTATGCTGAAAAAGGAAATGTGGCTATAGATAATCGCTATGTTGTTCCTTATAATCCTTCTTTGCTAATGAAATATCAAGCACACATGAATGTTGAGTGGTGTAATCAGAGCAGAGCAATTAAGTATCTCTTCAAATATATAAACAAGGGTTACGATCACGTCACTGCTATTTTAGATAATGCTGATGATAGTGAATGCTCAAATAAAGTTATTGATGAAATAAAAAACTATCTTGATTGTAGATATATATCCCCATGTGAAGCTGTTTGGAGAATATTTGCATACCCTATTCATTCTAGAGAACCTGCTGTACAGAGATTGAGCTTTCATTTGCCTGGTCGAAATCCAATTCTATATGAAGATGGTGAAGATATTGATGATATTCTGTCAAAACCCGGGATTGATCAATCAATGTTTACTGCATGGATGGAGGCTAATAACAATTACTCGGAGGCTAAAGAGTTGACATATTCTGAGTTTCCAAGATTCTttgtttataataaaaaagaaaaaatctggTCAAGAAGAAAGTGTGGCTATACTATTGGAAGGCTTTATTATGTACCTCCAACATGTGGAGAGTTATTTTATTTACGAATGATGTTGAATTTTGTTCGAGGTCCTACCAACTATGACCAAATCAAAAGTGCAAATGGTGTTATTCACAATAGCTTTAGAGATGCTTGCTTTGCTTTGGGATTACTTAATGATGATAGAGAATATATTGAAGCTATCAAAGAAGCTTCATGTTGGGGTTTAGGTGATTATCTAAGGAAGCTTTTCACTGTAATGTTGATGTCAAATAGTGTGAGCAGACCAGAACATGCTTGGAAAGAAACTTGGAGGCTTCTATCTGATGATATTTTGTATAATGAAAGAAAATTGTCTAAAAATTCAG ATTTATCTTTGACTGATGATCAGCTGAAAACGAGATGCTTATATGAAATTGAGATGATATTGCAAGATAATAGGAAGAGCTTAAAGGAATATCCTCATATGCCTTTTCCAGAATGTTTTGTGAGGCTGAAATTTCAAAATGGTTTAATTTATAAGGAGCTAAACtatgacaagaacaatttgaaaaaTGAATTTCAAACATTATTCTCATCCttaacacaagaacaacaaggtGTTTTTGAGAAAATTGTGGAAGCAGTTTCTAAAGAAGATGGTGGAGTATTCTTTGTATATGGCCATGGAAGAACAGGTAAGACTTATCTCTGGACAGTTTTGACTTCTTTTTTAAGGTCACAAGGAATGATTGTTCTTACTGTTGCATTGAGTGGAATTGCTGCTTTGCTACTACCTGGAGGTAAAACAGCTCATTCTAGGTTTGCTATACCATTAACGGTGCATGAGGATTCTGTATGTAATATTAAACAAAATAGTGAACTAGCTGAGttgttaaagcaaacaaagcttATCATATGGGATGAAGCATCTATGGTTCACAGATATAGTGTTGAGGCAGTTGATAAAAGTTTAAGAGACATTATGTCatctacaaataataataatgctaattTGCCTTTTGGTGGGAAGGTAGTGGTTTTTGGTGGAGATTTTAGACAAATTCTTCCTGTCATTCCTGGAGGTGGCAGGACAGAAATTGTTAATGCAAGCATATGTTCCTCTTACATATGGGACTATTGTAGTGTTTTGAGACTTACAAAAAATATGAGATTAGAGGAATTTTCACATGCTGATAATGATGAATTGGCTTTGTTTTCACAATGGATCTTAAATGTTGGAGATGGCAATATAGGTGGGCCTAATGATGGCATCTCTGAGATTATGATTCCTACTGAGTTGCTCATATCAAATTTTGAAGATCCTCTTAGTTCTATTGTGGATTGTATATATCCAAATCTTCTTGAAAATCACTTGGATTCTAATTGGTTGCAATCACGAGCAATTCTTTGTTCTACGCTTGATGTCGTTGAGAAGGTAAATCAATATATTATCATGAAAATTTCAGGAGATGAAAAAATTTACTTGAGTTCAGATAGTGTTGACAAATCTTATGGAAGCGGACAGTATGCTACTGAAACACTTACTCCAGAGTTTTTAAATAGCCTCCAATGTTCAGGATTACCTCATCATGCTTTGAAGTTGAAGGTTGGAATTCCTATAATGCTTTTAAGAAATCTAGACCAATGTGCAGGTTTATGTAATGGCACCAGGCTAATTATAACAAGGTTATCTAATCATGTTATAGAAGCAGAAGTATTAGTTGGAAGCTATCTTGGCAAAAAGGTCTTAATCCCACGCATGTGCATGTCTCCTTCTCAATCACCATGGCCTTTCAAATTGGATAGGAGACAATTTTCTATTGTTGTCTTATATGCCATGACCATCAATAAAAGTCAAGGACAATCTCTTAGCAATGTTGGAGTGTATCTTCCTAAACCCGTGTTTAGTCACGgacaactttatgttgctatATCTCGTGTTCGAAGTAAGAAGGGGTTAAAAATTCTTATTCACAACAAAGAAGGGCATGTTTTAAGTAGTACAACAAATATTATATTCAAAGAAATTTTCTCAAATTTAAAATag
- the LOC112695518 gene encoding SUMO-activating enzyme subunit 1A, translating into MDGDGEELTAQETALYDRQIRVWGADAQRRLSKAHVLVYGMKGTIAEFCKNIVLAGVGSLTLIDDRIASEEAFSSNFLIPPDENVYGGKTLAQLCCDSLKDFNPMVRVSVQKGDLSSFDVEFFNNFDVVVVSSCSLPAKKLANEKCRKISKRVAFYTVDCRDSCGEIFVDLQDYKYSKKKLEETIECHLRYPSFEEALSVPWKELPRKTSKLYFAMRVIEKFEEAEGRSAGEVSVADLPGVLKLKKELCAEQSLNESHVPDTLLERLVTSTLEFPPVCAIIGGILGQEVIKAISGKGDPLKNFFFFDAFDGKGIIENISNSNA; encoded by the exons ATGGACGGCGACGGCGAGGAGTTGACGGCGCAGGAGACCGCCTTGTATGACCGTCAGATTCGCGTTTGGGGAGCTGATGCTCAACGAAG ACTGAGCAAAGCTCATGTCCTAGTCTATGGCATGAAAGGAACCATAGCGGAG tttTGTAAGAATATTGTTCTTGCTGGGGTGGGGAGTCTTACCTTAATAGATGATCGGATTGCCTCTGAAGAAGCCTTCTCATCCAACTTTCTCATCCCTCCGGATGAGAATGTCTATGGTGGCAAGACCCTTGCTCAGCTTTGTTGTGATTCCCTTAAAGACTTCAATCCTATGGTTCGTGTTTCCGTCCAGAAAG GTGATTTGTCAAGTTTCGATGTAGAATTCTTCAACAACTTCGATGTTGTTGTTGTCAGTTCTTGCTCGCTTCCAGCCAAG AAATTGGCCAACGAGAAATGCCGCAAGATATCGAAACGAGTAGCATTTTATACTGTTGACTGTAGGGATTCTTGTGGTGAAATATTTGTTGATCTGCAGGACTATAAGTATTCGAAG AAAAAACTGGAGGAAACTATTGAATGCCACCTACGATATCCATCTTTTGAG GAAGCATTATCAGTACCTTGGAAGGAACTTCCTAGGAAAACATCAAAGCTGTACTTTGCTATGAGAG TAATTGAAAAGTTTGAAGAGGCTGAAGGCCGTAGTGCAGGAGAAGTTTCTGTTGCAGATCTTCCTGGAGTTCTGAAGTTGAAAAAAGAGCTTTGTGCTGAGCAA TCTCTGAATGAATCCCATGTACCTGATACACTTTTAGAAAGATTGGTAACAAGTACACTAGAGTTTCCACCAGTCTGTGCTATTATTGGGGGAATCCTTGGGCAG GAGGTTATCAAGGCAATATCTGGGAAAGGAGATCCTCTcaagaattttttcttttttgatgctTTTGATGGGAAGGGAATCATTGAGAACATTTCCAATTCAAATGCTTGA